Proteins encoded by one window of Hylaeus volcanicus isolate JK05 chromosome 7, UHH_iyHylVolc1.0_haploid, whole genome shotgun sequence:
- the LOC128880146 gene encoding unconventional myosin-XVIIIa-like isoform X2 yields the protein MQTGPSLWQISPQRSVQQNQQQQQQYHHHYHTVHHQGDTKLLQVVTSASPSADSLTDTTNSSFATPPFSLSPVGESQGFSRWRSSASFEEQGVELQLPEIVPIELPEPRELTIHRQPPPRNDFGFSLRRVVIVKRSTGGVAQMKSVIFAEPGSLVQNNNDTGLLPGDRLIEVNGIDVDDKSREEIIDFIKRSGTSVTVRVQPVAELSELSRRSATDGQAELAVTNSSTLCHRGNLRFHDNVARSEEHLAQEQEWLNYETIWLLHRGGFTLATKYNSADPDTGKLKIRLIASGEELLVDEEDIEKANPPQFDKVEDLTRLRFLNESSVLHTLRQRYASNLIHTYAGDSMIIINPVVPLAIYSEKVALMFRGYKTEDMPPHIYAMAQTAYKGMLATRRDHSLVFLGRSGSGKTTNFKHVLHYLVLAAGTVNKILTIEKLNAVFTVLEAFGNCRTHMNSNATRFTQLFSLDFDQSGQIASASLQVLLLEKSRIGKGTNGDPTFHAIYRLLAGAEGVLRKELHLTNLVAENNPFITPLQKHEDKQRAMVEFNRIVAAFRILGISETDEKVIWLVLTSIYHLSCAGAVKIGTSSQSRWQFGRVECAEKAATLLGTTVEELSRIVFSSNGGGAGTPNTPRPALRTPSPTEQSKDFAGLDALEALLIGLYSEAFHCIAALINRSISSSVHTVATLLLCDSPGFQNPATCGRQTGACFEDLCHNYLHERLQLLFHHTTLVAPKDRYVQEGIDVDYEDDCDELGIGSPQALISLLDRGSSQGATMLRTSQNDLTGSRQIERKGLLWLLDEETVCPGGSDETFLDRLFSHYGDRDYQMLLRKAPGNNQFILQHLLGTNPVLYTATGWLKATREHPVTKSAITILQESIREDVRKLFISARGAGVSGTLCSSMSGLEGSQSLRRASSIRRTFTAVKRKNVCLQVKFTVDGLVETLRRTRVKFIHCILPQHNSGCTDNKSLLSVKSNQSEDNVINVPLLRSQIRGSQIIDAVRLHKVGFPKHMALGEFRRRFGLLSTDFNARPSSPIADERRAVEDMLLTVDIDPATYRVGQSQIFFRSGTLERFEAQRDEKLTGHIILLQARCRGYLARRKLNTLKLQDLAVRCIQRNIRKWMSVREWAWWRLYIKVAPLLNVHRTEDQLKAKTEELEILRAKVERLEQERNHLKRDNDILEAKLSEISADFAEEHSTSTLAAERINAETSERLRLERELQDVTVAHKNLQQATERLEMELLYARAADLNGVASDVEEGEDGGVYKQRYEHAVRELEFTKRKMTQQHEDDLEQLVGLKKQLEKKLADAYEEVEEQRQVVGQWKRRVQKLNGEMHDLRLLLEEQTTRNNLLEKKQRKFDSETQNLLNDLRQEKAQRERVAREKEIAIAEKFTIEQNLSDARLEIELKEERLRTLSQELEELTFGGKTEEEVAHLKKAKHELEKRVKDQEEELDDLAGQVQLLEQAKLRLEMSIEQQRKEMRKEMQLRDEELEDVRGSALKKVKALESQLENEHEERTILLREKHELERRLVAIEEQDRTERAIEAETMHRLKRDLKRTKALLRDAQTMLERSKGESTGKAALRQLKNQLEDAECARAVAIKAKQALELELNEIQASLDEALRQRSEVEERASIANRERTELLSQLEENEEELAEVLKKYRAAVQQVSTEQGQLQEAQIQITALETEKSSLKDQLLELTQRLESVEQLGDPTANSLVTRRLEFRTKELESKLELEQTTRARLETQIARLKENVEKLQIESALLRTKEQTAQDAARRLQKSLREAREEVNSAVAREQEATRAHRELEKSLEAAEAETKIARDDLRLALQRIDDLQSAIQGELDLDCSEEATTENSDSD from the exons ATGCAGACTGGTCCGAGTTTGTGGCAAATCTCACCTCAACGATCTGTTCAACAGAatcagcagcaacagcaacagtaCCATCATCATTATCATACTGTACATCATCAGGGTGATACGAAACTTCTGCAG GTAGTAACTAGCGCGAGTCCCTCGGCAGACTCTTTGACCGATACGACGAATTCGAGTTTTGCGACTCCACCCTTCAGCTTGTCGCCAGTAGGGGAATCCCAAGGTTTCTCAAGATGGCGATCGTCAGCGTCGTTCGAGGAACAGGGTGTCGAATTACAACTCCCCGAAATTGTTCCCATCGAACTTCCTGAGCCCAGGGAATTGACGATTCATAGACAACCACCGCCTCGAAACGATTTTGGATTTTCCTTGCGTCGAGTCGTGATCGTCAAACGATCCACGGGCGGCGTTGCGCAAATGAAATCGGTGATTTTTGCAGAACCTGGTTCCTTGGTACAAAACAACAATGACACTGGCTTGTTGCCTGGCGATAGATTGATCGAGGTTAATGGGATCGACGTGGACGATAAATCGCGCGAGGAAATCATAGACTTCATCAAACGATCTGGCACTAGTGTCACTGTACGA GTGCAGCCAGTGGCAGAACTTTCAGAATTATCAAGGCGAAGTGCTACCGATGGACAAGCTGAGCTTGCAGTCACCAATAGCAGTACGCTTTGTCACCGTGGAAATTTGCGGTTTCACGATAATGTG GCACGATCGGAAGAGCATCTAGCACAAGAGCAAGAATGGCtaaattatgaaacaatttgGTTACTGCATCGAGGTGGGTTTACTCTTGCGACAAAGTATAATTCAGCAGATCCAGATACAGGAAAGCTGAAAATTCGTTTGATCGCTTCTGGTGAGGAACTTCTCGTCGACGAAGAAGACATCGAAAAg GCCAATCCGCCACAGTTCGACAAAGTTGAAGATCTCACACGTTTACGGTTTTTGAATGAATCCTCCGTTCTTCACACATTGAGACAACGTTACGCTAGTAATTTAATTCACACTTACGCAGGAGATAGTATGATTATTATCAATCCAGTGGTACCATTGGCAATTTACTCAGAAAAG gtGGCCCTCATGTTCAGGGGATATAAGACTGAAGATATGCCACCGCATATTTACGCAATGGCGCAAACAGCCTATAAAGGAATGTTGGCAACTCGAAGGGACCATTCTTTAGTTTTTCTTGGTCGTAGTGGGTCAGGCAAaactacaaattttaaacacgTACTTCATTACCTTGTATTGGCTGCGGGTACAGTTAataag ATCTTGACTATTGAAAAGCTCAACGCCGTCTTCACAGTCCTGGAAGCTTTTGGAAATTGTAGAACACACATGAACTCGAACGCAACGCGTTTCACACAACTTTTTAGCTTGGACTTTGACCAATCAGGGCAAATAGCTTCAGCCTCTTTACAG GTACTACTTTTGGAGAAGTCGAGGATAGGCAAAGGAACAAACGGTGATCCAACTTTCCACGCAATTTATCGTTTGCTAGCAGGTGCTGAAGGTGTCTTGAGAAAGGAATTGCATCTTACCAATTTAGTCGCGGAAAATAATCCGTTCATTACACCCCTTCAGAAGCACGAGGATAAACAACGAGCCATGGTTGAGTTCAATCGGATCGTGGCCGCGTTCAGAATCCTCGGCATTTCTGAGACAGACGAGAAGGTTATTTGGCTGGTGCTCACTAGTATATATCATCTAAGTTGCGCGGGTGCTGTTAAAATTGGTACTAGCTCGCAAAGTCGTTGGCAGTTTGGCAGAGTGGAATGCGCGGAGAAAGCTGCCACGTTGTTGGGTACTACTGTCGAGGAACTGAGTAGAATAGTCTTTTCCTCTAATGGAGGAGGTGCTGGTACACCGAATACTCCAAGACCTGCTCTTCGAACGCCAAGTCCTACAGAGCAAAGTAAAGACTTCGCAGGTCTTGACGCCCTCGAAGCCCTCCTCATCGGACTTTACTCCGAAGCATTCCATTGCATCGCGGCTCTTATCAACAG aTCCATATCATCCTCTGTGCACACGGTAGCAACTTTGTTGCTCTGCGATTCACCAGGTTTTCAGAATCCTGCCACATGTGGAAGACAAACCGGAGCATGCTTCGAAGACCTTTGccataattatttacacgaacGCTTGCAACTACTCTTTCATCATACAACACTAGTGGCGCCGAAAGACAG GTACGTCCAAGAAGGAATCGATGTAGATTATGAAGACGACTGTGACGAACTTGGTATTGGATCGCCTCAAGCTTTGATTTCGCTGTTAGATCGTGGGAGTTCACAAGGTGCCACGATGTTGCGAACTAGTCAAAATGACCTCACTGGAAGTAGGCAAATCGAGCGAAAGGGTCTTTTATGGTTGTTGGACGAAGAAACAGTATGTCCAGGAGGTAGCGATGAGACATTTCTCGATCGACTGTTTTCACATTACGGTGATCGAG ATTATCAAATGCTCTTAAGAAAGGCGCCTGGTAACaaccaatttattttacaacatttGTTGGGTACCAATCCTGTACTCTACACGGCAACGGGATGGCTTAAAGCTACGCGAGAGCACCCTGTCACAAAAAGTGCTATTACGATCCTCCAAGAAAGCATAAG AGAAGATGTAAGGAAGTTGTTTATAAGCGCCCGCGGGGCTGGAGTATCTGGAACTTTATGTAGCTCGATGTCTGGCTTGGAAGGTTCTCAATCTTTAAGAAGAGCTTCGAGTATTCGACGAACGTTTACGGctgtgaaaagaaaaaacgtctGTTTGCAAGTGAAATTTACTGTA GACGGGCTTGTCGAAACTTTGCGGAGGACTCGAGTCAAATTCATCCATTGTATATTGCCGCAACACAATTCCGGGTGTACCGATAATAAGAGTTTGTTATCTGTAAAATCAAATCAAAGCGAAGACAACGTCATCAATGTACCTCTTTTGCGTTCACag ATCCGTGGAAGTCAGATAATCGACGCTGTTCGTCTGCATAAAGTCGGATTTCCTAAGCACATGGCTTTAGGTGAGTTCAGAAGACGATTCGGTTTATTATCAACTGACTTTAACGCACGACCGAGTAGTCCCATAGCCGACGAACGACGTGCCGTGGAGGACATGCTGTTGACCGTTGACATAGATCCTGCTACGTACAGAGTTGGTCAAAGTCAG atatttttcaGATCGGGGACTCTAGAACGATTCGAGGCTCAAAGAGATGAGAAGCTAACTGGACATATTATTCTTCTTCAAGCAAGATGTAGGGGTTATCTGGCACGTCGTAAACTCAACACTTTGAAA tTGCAAGACCTTGCGGTTAGATGCATACAGAGGAACATCAGAAAATGGATGTCTGTAAGAGAATGGGCATGGTGGagattatatataaaagttgCACCTTTACTGAACGTTCATCGGACCGAAGATCAATTGAAGGCAAAAACG GAAGAACTGGAGATTCTCCGAGCCAAGGTCGAAAGGCTGGAACAGGAACGCAATCACCTAAAACGTGACAACGACATACTGGAAGCTaag CTAAGCGAGATATCCGCCGACTTTGCAGAAGAACATTCGACTTCGACGTTGGCAGCGGAGAGAATCAACGCGGAGACGTCTGAACGTTTACGGCTCGAGAGAGAACTTCAAGATGTGACTGTTGCTCATAAGAATCTTCAGCAGGCAACCGAACGTTTGGAAATGGAGCTCCTGTACGCAAGAGCCGCCGATTTAAACGGAGTCGCGTCCGACGTTGAGGAGGGCGAGGATGGTGGGGTTTATAAACAGAGGTACGAGCATGCTGTGAGGGAACTTGAATTCACTAAACGAAAAATGACCCAACAGCATGAGGATGACCTCGAACAACTAGTCGGGCTTAAGAAACAATTGGAGAAAAAG TTAGCCGATGCCTATGAGGAGGTTGAAGAACAACGTCAGGTCGTTGGACAATGGAAGAGACGTGTACAAAAACTGAACGGAGAAATGCACGACCTAAGACTTTTATTAGAAGAACAAACAACCAGAAACAATCTTTTAGAGAAAAAGCAACGCAA GTTTGATTCGGAAACACAGAATCTACTGAACGATCTTCGACAAGAAAAAGCGCAACGCGAGAGGGTGGCTAGAGAAAAAGAGATTGCAATCGCAGAGAAGTTCACCATAGAGCAGAATCTGAGT GATGCGAGGCTAGAGATTGAGTTGAAGGAAGAAAGATTGCGAACGTTGAGCCAAGAACTCGAAGAGCTGACTTTTGGCGGCAAGACAGAAGAGGAAGTAGCGCATTTAAAGAAAGCCAAGCACGAATTGGAGAAAAGAGTGAAAGATCAAGAAGAGGAACTGGACGATCTCGCTGGCCAAGTACAACTTCTCGAGCAAGCGAAGTTGAGACTTGAAATGAGCATCGAGCAACAGCGTAAGGAAATGCGCAAAGAAATGCAGTTGCGGGACGAAGAATTAGAAGACGTACGGGGCTCTGCGCTTAAGAAAGTTAAAGCTCTAGAATCACAGTTGGAAAACGAGCACGAGGAGAGGACAATTCTGCTTCGCGAGAAACACGAATTGGAACGTCGCTTGGTGGCTATCGAAGAACAGGATAGAACTGAGCGTGCTATAGAAGCTGAAACCATGCACAG GTTGAAGAGAGATCTAAAGAGGACGAAAGCGCTCCTCAGAGATGCTCAAACGATGCTCGAGAGATCTAAAGGAGAGTCGACGGGCAAGGCAGCGTTACGGCAATTGAAGAATCAGTTGGAGGATGCTGAGTGTGCTAGAGCAGTTGCGATAAAGGCGAAACAGGCGTTGGAGTTGGAATTAAATGAGATACAAGCCTCACTCGACGAAGCGCTACGGCAACGTTCCGAGGTGGAGGAGCGCGCTAGTATAGCCAATCGTGAGCGAACCGAATTACTCTCTCAACtggaagaaaacgaagaagagcTCGCAgaa GTTTTAAAGAAGTATCGAGCAGCGGTTCAACAAGTATCTACGGAACAGGGACAGTTACAAGAGGCGCAAATACAAATCACCGCTCTGGAGACGGAGAAGTCCTCGTTGAAAGATCAACTTTTGGAACTGACTCAACGACTAGAGTCCGTGGAGCAACTCGGAGATCCTACGGCAAATAGCCTCGTCACGAGACGATTGGAATTTCGCACCAAAGAACTTGAAAGTAAACTTGAACTGGAACAAACGACAAGAGCACGTTTGGAA ACTCAAATAGCAAGATTGAAAGAAAACGTTGAGAAGCTGCAAATTGAATCGGCATTGCTGAGAACGAAGGAACAGACTGCCCAAGACGCTGCAAGAAGATTGCAAAAGTCGTTGCGCGAAGCGAGAGAAGAAGTGAACTCTGCAGTGGCGCGTGAACAAGAGGCTACGCGAGCTCACCGCGAATTGGAGAAGTCTCTCGAGGCTGCAGAAGCGGAGACCAAAATCGCCAGAGATGACCTCCGATTGGCGCTTCAAAGAATCGACGACTTGCAAAGCGCTATTCAGGGTGAACTCGATTTGGATTGCAGCGAAGAAGCAACGACCGAAAACAGCGATAG CGATTGA
- the LOC128880146 gene encoding unconventional myosin-XVIIIa-like isoform X3 has translation MVQPVAELSELSRRSATDGQAELAVTNSSTLCHRGNLRFHDNVARSEEHLAQEQEWLNYETIWLLHRGGFTLATKYNSADPDTGKLKIRLIASGEELLVDEEDIEKANPPQFDKVEDLTRLRFLNESSVLHTLRQRYASNLIHTYAGDSMIIINPVVPLAIYSEKVALMFRGYKTEDMPPHIYAMAQTAYKGMLATRRDHSLVFLGRSGSGKTTNFKHVLHYLVLAAGTVNKILTIEKLNAVFTVLEAFGNCRTHMNSNATRFTQLFSLDFDQSGQIASASLQVLLLEKSRIGKGTNGDPTFHAIYRLLAGAEGVLRKELHLTNLVAENNPFITPLQKHEDKQRAMVEFNRIVAAFRILGISETDEKVIWLVLTSIYHLSCAGAVKIGTSSQSRWQFGRVECAEKAATLLGTTVEELSRIVFSSNGGGAGTPNTPRPALRTPSPTEQSKDFAGLDALEALLIGLYSEAFHCIAALINRSISSSVHTVATLLLCDSPGFQNPATCGRQTGACFEDLCHNYLHERLQLLFHHTTLVAPKDRYVQEGIDVDYEDDCDELGIGSPQALISLLDRGSSQGATMLRTSQNDLTGSRQIERKGLLWLLDEETVCPGGSDETFLDRLFSHYGDRDYQMLLRKAPGNNQFILQHLLGTNPVLYTATGWLKATREHPVTKSAITILQESIREDVRKLFISARGAGVSGTLCSSMSGLEGSQSLRRASSIRRTFTAVKRKNVCLQVKFTVDGLVETLRRTRVKFIHCILPQHNSGCTDNKSLLSVKSNQSEDNVINVPLLRSQIRGSQIIDAVRLHKVGFPKHMALGEFRRRFGLLSTDFNARPSSPIADERRAVEDMLLTVDIDPATYRVGQSQIFFRSGTLERFEAQRDEKLTGHIILLQARCRGYLARRKLNTLKLQDLAVRCIQRNIRKWMSVREWAWWRLYIKVAPLLNVHRTEDQLKAKTEELEILRAKVERLEQERNHLKRDNDILEAKLSEISADFAEEHSTSTLAAERINAETSERLRLERELQDVTVAHKNLQQATERLEMELLYARAADLNGVASDVEEGEDGGVYKQRYEHAVRELEFTKRKMTQQHEDDLEQLVGLKKQLEKKLADAYEEVEEQRQVVGQWKRRVQKLNGEMHDLRLLLEEQTTRNNLLEKKQRKFDSETQNLLNDLRQEKAQRERVAREKEIAIAEKFTIEQNLSDARLEIELKEERLRTLSQELEELTFGGKTEEEVAHLKKAKHELEKRVKDQEEELDDLAGQVQLLEQAKLRLEMSIEQQRKEMRKEMQLRDEELEDVRGSALKKVKALESQLENEHEERTILLREKHELERRLVAIEEQDRTERAIEAETMHRLKRDLKRTKALLRDAQTMLERSKGESTGKAALRQLKNQLEDAECARAVAIKAKQALELELNEIQASLDEALRQRSEVEERASIANRERTELLSQLEENEEELAEVLKKYRAAVQQVSTEQGQLQEAQIQITALETEKSSLKDQLLELTQRLESVEQLGDPTANSLVTRRLEFRTKELESKLELEQTTRARLETQIARLKENVEKLQIESALLRTKEQTAQDAARRLQKSLREAREEVNSAVAREQEATRAHRELEKSLEAAEAETKIARDDLRLALQRIDDLQSAIQGELDLDCSEEATTENSDSD, from the exons ATG GTGCAGCCAGTGGCAGAACTTTCAGAATTATCAAGGCGAAGTGCTACCGATGGACAAGCTGAGCTTGCAGTCACCAATAGCAGTACGCTTTGTCACCGTGGAAATTTGCGGTTTCACGATAATGTG GCACGATCGGAAGAGCATCTAGCACAAGAGCAAGAATGGCtaaattatgaaacaatttgGTTACTGCATCGAGGTGGGTTTACTCTTGCGACAAAGTATAATTCAGCAGATCCAGATACAGGAAAGCTGAAAATTCGTTTGATCGCTTCTGGTGAGGAACTTCTCGTCGACGAAGAAGACATCGAAAAg GCCAATCCGCCACAGTTCGACAAAGTTGAAGATCTCACACGTTTACGGTTTTTGAATGAATCCTCCGTTCTTCACACATTGAGACAACGTTACGCTAGTAATTTAATTCACACTTACGCAGGAGATAGTATGATTATTATCAATCCAGTGGTACCATTGGCAATTTACTCAGAAAAG gtGGCCCTCATGTTCAGGGGATATAAGACTGAAGATATGCCACCGCATATTTACGCAATGGCGCAAACAGCCTATAAAGGAATGTTGGCAACTCGAAGGGACCATTCTTTAGTTTTTCTTGGTCGTAGTGGGTCAGGCAAaactacaaattttaaacacgTACTTCATTACCTTGTATTGGCTGCGGGTACAGTTAataag ATCTTGACTATTGAAAAGCTCAACGCCGTCTTCACAGTCCTGGAAGCTTTTGGAAATTGTAGAACACACATGAACTCGAACGCAACGCGTTTCACACAACTTTTTAGCTTGGACTTTGACCAATCAGGGCAAATAGCTTCAGCCTCTTTACAG GTACTACTTTTGGAGAAGTCGAGGATAGGCAAAGGAACAAACGGTGATCCAACTTTCCACGCAATTTATCGTTTGCTAGCAGGTGCTGAAGGTGTCTTGAGAAAGGAATTGCATCTTACCAATTTAGTCGCGGAAAATAATCCGTTCATTACACCCCTTCAGAAGCACGAGGATAAACAACGAGCCATGGTTGAGTTCAATCGGATCGTGGCCGCGTTCAGAATCCTCGGCATTTCTGAGACAGACGAGAAGGTTATTTGGCTGGTGCTCACTAGTATATATCATCTAAGTTGCGCGGGTGCTGTTAAAATTGGTACTAGCTCGCAAAGTCGTTGGCAGTTTGGCAGAGTGGAATGCGCGGAGAAAGCTGCCACGTTGTTGGGTACTACTGTCGAGGAACTGAGTAGAATAGTCTTTTCCTCTAATGGAGGAGGTGCTGGTACACCGAATACTCCAAGACCTGCTCTTCGAACGCCAAGTCCTACAGAGCAAAGTAAAGACTTCGCAGGTCTTGACGCCCTCGAAGCCCTCCTCATCGGACTTTACTCCGAAGCATTCCATTGCATCGCGGCTCTTATCAACAG aTCCATATCATCCTCTGTGCACACGGTAGCAACTTTGTTGCTCTGCGATTCACCAGGTTTTCAGAATCCTGCCACATGTGGAAGACAAACCGGAGCATGCTTCGAAGACCTTTGccataattatttacacgaacGCTTGCAACTACTCTTTCATCATACAACACTAGTGGCGCCGAAAGACAG GTACGTCCAAGAAGGAATCGATGTAGATTATGAAGACGACTGTGACGAACTTGGTATTGGATCGCCTCAAGCTTTGATTTCGCTGTTAGATCGTGGGAGTTCACAAGGTGCCACGATGTTGCGAACTAGTCAAAATGACCTCACTGGAAGTAGGCAAATCGAGCGAAAGGGTCTTTTATGGTTGTTGGACGAAGAAACAGTATGTCCAGGAGGTAGCGATGAGACATTTCTCGATCGACTGTTTTCACATTACGGTGATCGAG ATTATCAAATGCTCTTAAGAAAGGCGCCTGGTAACaaccaatttattttacaacatttGTTGGGTACCAATCCTGTACTCTACACGGCAACGGGATGGCTTAAAGCTACGCGAGAGCACCCTGTCACAAAAAGTGCTATTACGATCCTCCAAGAAAGCATAAG AGAAGATGTAAGGAAGTTGTTTATAAGCGCCCGCGGGGCTGGAGTATCTGGAACTTTATGTAGCTCGATGTCTGGCTTGGAAGGTTCTCAATCTTTAAGAAGAGCTTCGAGTATTCGACGAACGTTTACGGctgtgaaaagaaaaaacgtctGTTTGCAAGTGAAATTTACTGTA GACGGGCTTGTCGAAACTTTGCGGAGGACTCGAGTCAAATTCATCCATTGTATATTGCCGCAACACAATTCCGGGTGTACCGATAATAAGAGTTTGTTATCTGTAAAATCAAATCAAAGCGAAGACAACGTCATCAATGTACCTCTTTTGCGTTCACag ATCCGTGGAAGTCAGATAATCGACGCTGTTCGTCTGCATAAAGTCGGATTTCCTAAGCACATGGCTTTAGGTGAGTTCAGAAGACGATTCGGTTTATTATCAACTGACTTTAACGCACGACCGAGTAGTCCCATAGCCGACGAACGACGTGCCGTGGAGGACATGCTGTTGACCGTTGACATAGATCCTGCTACGTACAGAGTTGGTCAAAGTCAG atatttttcaGATCGGGGACTCTAGAACGATTCGAGGCTCAAAGAGATGAGAAGCTAACTGGACATATTATTCTTCTTCAAGCAAGATGTAGGGGTTATCTGGCACGTCGTAAACTCAACACTTTGAAA tTGCAAGACCTTGCGGTTAGATGCATACAGAGGAACATCAGAAAATGGATGTCTGTAAGAGAATGGGCATGGTGGagattatatataaaagttgCACCTTTACTGAACGTTCATCGGACCGAAGATCAATTGAAGGCAAAAACG GAAGAACTGGAGATTCTCCGAGCCAAGGTCGAAAGGCTGGAACAGGAACGCAATCACCTAAAACGTGACAACGACATACTGGAAGCTaag CTAAGCGAGATATCCGCCGACTTTGCAGAAGAACATTCGACTTCGACGTTGGCAGCGGAGAGAATCAACGCGGAGACGTCTGAACGTTTACGGCTCGAGAGAGAACTTCAAGATGTGACTGTTGCTCATAAGAATCTTCAGCAGGCAACCGAACGTTTGGAAATGGAGCTCCTGTACGCAAGAGCCGCCGATTTAAACGGAGTCGCGTCCGACGTTGAGGAGGGCGAGGATGGTGGGGTTTATAAACAGAGGTACGAGCATGCTGTGAGGGAACTTGAATTCACTAAACGAAAAATGACCCAACAGCATGAGGATGACCTCGAACAACTAGTCGGGCTTAAGAAACAATTGGAGAAAAAG TTAGCCGATGCCTATGAGGAGGTTGAAGAACAACGTCAGGTCGTTGGACAATGGAAGAGACGTGTACAAAAACTGAACGGAGAAATGCACGACCTAAGACTTTTATTAGAAGAACAAACAACCAGAAACAATCTTTTAGAGAAAAAGCAACGCAA GTTTGATTCGGAAACACAGAATCTACTGAACGATCTTCGACAAGAAAAAGCGCAACGCGAGAGGGTGGCTAGAGAAAAAGAGATTGCAATCGCAGAGAAGTTCACCATAGAGCAGAATCTGAGT GATGCGAGGCTAGAGATTGAGTTGAAGGAAGAAAGATTGCGAACGTTGAGCCAAGAACTCGAAGAGCTGACTTTTGGCGGCAAGACAGAAGAGGAAGTAGCGCATTTAAAGAAAGCCAAGCACGAATTGGAGAAAAGAGTGAAAGATCAAGAAGAGGAACTGGACGATCTCGCTGGCCAAGTACAACTTCTCGAGCAAGCGAAGTTGAGACTTGAAATGAGCATCGAGCAACAGCGTAAGGAAATGCGCAAAGAAATGCAGTTGCGGGACGAAGAATTAGAAGACGTACGGGGCTCTGCGCTTAAGAAAGTTAAAGCTCTAGAATCACAGTTGGAAAACGAGCACGAGGAGAGGACAATTCTGCTTCGCGAGAAACACGAATTGGAACGTCGCTTGGTGGCTATCGAAGAACAGGATAGAACTGAGCGTGCTATAGAAGCTGAAACCATGCACAG GTTGAAGAGAGATCTAAAGAGGACGAAAGCGCTCCTCAGAGATGCTCAAACGATGCTCGAGAGATCTAAAGGAGAGTCGACGGGCAAGGCAGCGTTACGGCAATTGAAGAATCAGTTGGAGGATGCTGAGTGTGCTAGAGCAGTTGCGATAAAGGCGAAACAGGCGTTGGAGTTGGAATTAAATGAGATACAAGCCTCACTCGACGAAGCGCTACGGCAACGTTCCGAGGTGGAGGAGCGCGCTAGTATAGCCAATCGTGAGCGAACCGAATTACTCTCTCAACtggaagaaaacgaagaagagcTCGCAgaa GTTTTAAAGAAGTATCGAGCAGCGGTTCAACAAGTATCTACGGAACAGGGACAGTTACAAGAGGCGCAAATACAAATCACCGCTCTGGAGACGGAGAAGTCCTCGTTGAAAGATCAACTTTTGGAACTGACTCAACGACTAGAGTCCGTGGAGCAACTCGGAGATCCTACGGCAAATAGCCTCGTCACGAGACGATTGGAATTTCGCACCAAAGAACTTGAAAGTAAACTTGAACTGGAACAAACGACAAGAGCACGTTTGGAA ACTCAAATAGCAAGATTGAAAGAAAACGTTGAGAAGCTGCAAATTGAATCGGCATTGCTGAGAACGAAGGAACAGACTGCCCAAGACGCTGCAAGAAGATTGCAAAAGTCGTTGCGCGAAGCGAGAGAAGAAGTGAACTCTGCAGTGGCGCGTGAACAAGAGGCTACGCGAGCTCACCGCGAATTGGAGAAGTCTCTCGAGGCTGCAGAAGCGGAGACCAAAATCGCCAGAGATGACCTCCGATTGGCGCTTCAAAGAATCGACGACTTGCAAAGCGCTATTCAGGGTGAACTCGATTTGGATTGCAGCGAAGAAGCAACGACCGAAAACAGCGATAG CGATTGA